The following proteins are co-located in the Trichormus variabilis 0441 genome:
- a CDS encoding sucrose-phosphate phosphatase: MKPFLFVTDLDHTLVGNDAALAKLSQILTHHREEYGTKIVYATGRSPILYKELQVEKNLIEPDGLVLSVGTEIYLDGSSHPDSDWSEILTEGWNREIVLSVTKKFPELVLQPDSEQRPFKVSFFLHQEASFKVIPQLEAELEKYELNIKLIYSSGIDLDIVPLNSDKGQAMQFLRQKWEFAAERTVVCGDSGNDIALFAVGNERGIIVGNARPELLQWHSEYPADHRYLAKNFCAGGIIEGLQFFGFLE, translated from the coding sequence ATGAAGCCATTTCTTTTTGTCACCGATTTGGATCATACTCTGGTAGGTAATGATGCAGCCCTGGCAAAACTAAGCCAGATACTCACTCACCATCGTGAAGAATATGGCACAAAGATAGTTTATGCTACTGGGCGATCGCCTATTCTCTACAAAGAACTGCAAGTAGAAAAAAACCTGATAGAACCTGATGGGTTAGTTTTGTCTGTAGGTACGGAAATCTATCTTGATGGTAGTAGTCACCCTGACTCTGACTGGTCGGAAATTCTTACTGAGGGTTGGAATCGGGAAATTGTCTTATCAGTAACTAAAAAATTTCCTGAATTAGTGCTGCAACCAGACTCGGAACAACGCCCTTTTAAAGTCAGTTTTTTCCTGCATCAAGAAGCCTCATTTAAGGTCATACCACAACTTGAGGCAGAGTTAGAGAAATATGAACTAAATATAAAGTTAATTTATAGTAGCGGTATAGACCTTGACATTGTACCATTAAACAGCGATAAAGGTCAGGCAATGCAGTTTCTTCGTCAAAAGTGGGAATTTGCAGCAGAAAGAACAGTTGTTTGTGGTGATTCAGGTAATGATATTGCTTTGTTCGCTGTAGGCAACGAAAGGGGAATCATCGTCGGGAATGCCCGACCAGAGTTGCTTCAGTGGCACAGTGAGTATCCCGCAGACCATCGCTACCTGGCAAAAAACTTTTGTGCAGGTGGAATTATTGAAGGTTTACAATTCTTTGGTTTCCTAGAATGA
- a CDS encoding NupC/NupG family nucleoside CNT transporter has translation MERAISAVGILVFIGISYAMSIRRDAVRWRTVAWGLGLEFVLALVILKTPWGLNVFRSLGDTVSYFLSFSDVGAKFVFGDNFKDHFFAFQVLPTIIFFSAFINVLYYYGILPRVVNGLAWVMMKTMKTSGSESLSCAGNIFLGPTESALMVKPYVAKMTQSELHAVMTGGFATIAGGVLGAYLSFGIPPEHLIAAFFMTAPTSLVVSKLLYPETEVSETTGQAKMEGETGYVNVIDAAASGAIDGVKLAVNVGVMIIAFLGLLAVVNALIGWLGSYIGLPQLSLEWILSFIMAPVAFFMGVPWSDCAQVGALLGKKTILNEFLAYVDLGNLIKSGKISERAVIITTYALCNFANIGSIGITIGGMTGMAPQRQHDLARMGVRSMIGGLLAGFITACIAGMLI, from the coding sequence ATGGAACGCGCCATTTCTGCTGTGGGAATCTTAGTTTTCATTGGTATATCCTACGCTATGTCTATTCGCCGTGATGCAGTGCGTTGGCGAACTGTAGCCTGGGGTTTAGGTTTGGAATTTGTATTGGCGCTAGTAATTCTCAAAACACCTTGGGGATTAAATGTGTTTAGGTCTTTGGGTGATACAGTCAGCTATTTTTTATCATTCTCAGATGTGGGGGCAAAATTTGTCTTTGGCGATAACTTTAAGGATCATTTTTTTGCCTTTCAAGTACTACCAACAATTATCTTTTTTTCTGCTTTCATTAACGTCTTGTATTATTACGGCATTTTACCAAGGGTAGTCAATGGGTTGGCGTGGGTGATGATGAAGACAATGAAAACTTCTGGTTCCGAATCTCTGTCTTGTGCTGGGAACATTTTTCTGGGGCCGACAGAATCAGCACTGATGGTAAAACCTTATGTGGCAAAAATGACTCAATCAGAACTCCATGCGGTGATGACTGGTGGCTTTGCGACGATTGCTGGTGGTGTTCTGGGGGCTTACTTGTCTTTTGGAATACCTCCAGAACATTTAATTGCTGCCTTTTTCATGACTGCGCCTACCTCGTTGGTAGTATCCAAATTACTTTATCCAGAAACAGAAGTATCAGAAACGACTGGTCAGGCAAAGATGGAAGGCGAGACAGGTTATGTCAATGTGATTGATGCTGCTGCTAGCGGCGCAATTGATGGTGTAAAGCTAGCAGTGAATGTGGGGGTAATGATTATTGCTTTTTTGGGGTTGTTGGCTGTTGTTAATGCCCTCATTGGATGGTTGGGGTCTTATATTGGCTTACCACAACTATCTTTAGAGTGGATTTTGTCTTTCATTATGGCTCCTGTAGCGTTTTTTATGGGCGTACCTTGGAGCGATTGCGCGCAAGTGGGGGCGCTACTGGGTAAGAAAACAATTTTGAATGAGTTTTTGGCTTATGTAGATTTGGGAAACTTAATCAAGAGTGGAAAAATATCTGAGAGGGCAGTGATTATTACAACTTATGCTTTGTGTAACTTCGCCAATATCGGTTCAATTGGGATTACGATTGGTGGCATGACAGGGATGGCTCCCCAACGGCAACATGATTTAGCCCGTATGGGTGTCAGGAGTATGATTGGTGGGTTGTTGGCAGGTTTTATTACCGCTTGTATCGCCGGAATGTTAATTTAA